Proteins encoded within one genomic window of Pedobacter africanus:
- a CDS encoding potassium channel beta subunit family protein, protein MEYRRLGKSGLQVSALSLGSWLTFGQQISDKTADELMGMAYDAGVNFFDNAEGYAAGKSEIVMGKILKAHKWERESFVVSSKVFFGTENKGPNRVGLSRKHVIEACNGALSRLQADYLDLYFCHRPDKNTPIEETVWAMNTLLQQGKILYWGTSEWSAAEIMEAIRVARQYNLIGPTMEQPQYNLMERNKLENEYLLLFKEYGLGTTIWSPLASGLLSGKYTAKKTADTRLELKGMEWLKDAVLNEDKLKKAQELQKLADKLNTSLAKLSLAWCLKNPNVSTVILGASKPDQLKENLTALEVVPLLTDEVMGKIEDIVQTRPKIVQF, encoded by the coding sequence ATGGAATACAGACGTTTAGGAAAATCAGGGTTGCAGGTAAGTGCATTGTCTTTGGGCAGCTGGCTTACTTTCGGACAACAGATCAGCGATAAGACCGCTGATGAACTGATGGGGATGGCTTATGATGCAGGCGTAAACTTCTTCGACAATGCCGAAGGCTATGCCGCCGGTAAGTCGGAAATTGTAATGGGTAAAATACTGAAAGCCCATAAATGGGAAAGGGAATCTTTTGTTGTTTCCAGTAAGGTGTTTTTTGGTACTGAAAATAAAGGCCCGAATAGGGTAGGTCTTTCCCGTAAACATGTTATAGAAGCTTGCAACGGTGCATTGAGCCGCTTACAGGCAGATTATCTGGATCTTTATTTTTGCCACCGTCCGGATAAAAATACACCTATAGAAGAAACCGTTTGGGCCATGAATACGCTTTTGCAACAAGGCAAAATCCTGTACTGGGGAACTTCAGAATGGAGTGCTGCAGAAATTATGGAAGCCATCAGGGTGGCCAGACAATACAACCTGATTGGCCCTACCATGGAACAGCCACAGTATAACCTGATGGAGCGGAACAAACTGGAAAACGAATACCTGCTGCTGTTTAAGGAGTACGGATTGGGCACCACAATTTGGTCGCCGCTTGCGTCCGGACTGTTGTCGGGTAAATATACTGCCAAAAAAACGGCAGACACCCGGCTGGAACTTAAGGGGATGGAGTGGCTAAAAGATGCTGTTCTAAATGAAGACAAATTGAAAAAAGCACAGGAGCTGCAGAAACTGGCAGATAAGCTGAATACCTCGCTGGCCAAATTATCCCTGGCCTGGTGTCTTAAAAATCCGAATGTAAGTACGGTTATTTTAGGCGCTTCCAAACCAGACCAGCTAAAAGAAAACCTTACAGCTTTGGAAGTTGTGCCTTTGTTAACTGATGAGGTAATGGGTAAGATAGAGGATATTGTGCAGACCAGGCCAAAAATTGTTCAGTTCTAG
- a CDS encoding glyceraldehyde-3-phosphate dehydrogenase, with protein sequence MLKKYQSEFQNWIEKEKKAIELINIVGQLWFDRSVELVLFRKPLFDVGSSEILAHHQYAKEISGKDISIYTTLELAATIAKCNLAPSRVDVGRLASEWLEDNNNYPSIHDFVVSKLSKHIGKDKISLKPVDVVLFGFGRIGRIAARELILQAGKGEQLRLRAIVTRSYSDEELIKRAELLRTDSIHGPFNGTIIEDFENKALIVNGQTVHFIQASSPESVDYTAYDINDALLIDNTGIYRDREGLGRHLKAKGISKVLLTAPAKGDIPNIVAGINDTAVDFEAESILSNASCTTNAIVPVLKVVDDAFGIEKGHIETVHSYTNDQNLLDNYHKKYRRGRSAALNLVITETGADKAVAKVIPHLGGKLTGNAVRVPTPNVSLAILNLSLSKVTSKEEIGEVLKQASLFGDLSEQIEYSISNELVSTDLIGNSHASIIDGPATIIAKDNKSVVLYAWYDNEYGYTRQVIRLAKKMAGVIRLTYY encoded by the coding sequence ATGTTAAAAAAGTACCAATCTGAGTTCCAAAACTGGATTGAAAAAGAAAAAAAAGCGATTGAATTGATCAATATTGTCGGACAGCTGTGGTTCGACAGATCTGTTGAACTGGTATTGTTCCGTAAACCTTTATTTGATGTTGGCAGCAGCGAGATCCTTGCACACCACCAATATGCCAAAGAGATCAGCGGAAAAGACATCAGCATTTATACTACACTTGAGCTGGCCGCCACAATTGCAAAATGCAATCTTGCCCCTTCAAGAGTAGATGTTGGTCGACTGGCTTCAGAATGGCTGGAAGACAACAACAATTATCCTTCTATTCACGACTTTGTAGTGAGTAAACTGAGCAAGCACATAGGAAAAGACAAAATAAGCTTAAAACCGGTAGATGTAGTCTTGTTTGGTTTTGGCCGCATTGGCCGGATTGCCGCACGTGAACTGATCTTACAAGCAGGGAAAGGGGAACAACTGCGCTTAAGGGCGATAGTAACCCGCAGCTATAGCGACGAAGAGTTGATCAAAAGAGCTGAACTATTGCGTACAGACTCTATACACGGCCCTTTTAATGGCACCATTATAGAAGATTTTGAAAATAAAGCCCTCATTGTAAACGGACAGACCGTGCATTTTATCCAGGCCTCATCTCCTGAATCGGTAGATTATACCGCATACGACATCAACGATGCCCTGCTGATAGACAATACCGGAATTTACCGCGACCGTGAAGGCCTTGGCCGTCACCTTAAAGCTAAAGGGATCAGCAAAGTATTACTGACCGCACCTGCCAAAGGCGACATTCCTAATATTGTTGCGGGCATAAATGATACGGCAGTAGATTTTGAGGCTGAAAGCATTTTATCAAATGCCTCTTGTACCACAAATGCCATTGTACCAGTATTGAAGGTGGTTGATGATGCTTTTGGCATTGAAAAAGGACACATAGAAACCGTACACTCCTATACCAACGACCAGAATTTGCTGGACAATTACCATAAAAAATACCGCAGAGGCCGCTCGGCTGCCCTAAACCTGGTTATTACCGAAACTGGTGCAGATAAAGCCGTAGCCAAGGTAATCCCGCATTTGGGTGGTAAATTAACCGGAAATGCCGTACGTGTACCTACGCCAAATGTTTCGCTGGCCATACTGAACCTTTCTTTAAGCAAGGTAACCTCTAAAGAAGAGATAGGTGAAGTTTTAAAGCAGGCTTCGCTGTTTGGCGACTTATCTGAACAGATTGAGTATTCCATCTCCAATGAGCTGGTAAGCACCGATTTAATTGGCAACAGCCATGCTTCTATTATTGATGGCCCGGCCACCATCATTGCAAAAGACAACAAATCTGTAGTACTTTATGCCTGGTACGACAATGAGTATGGTTATACCAGACAGGTGATACGCCTGGCCAAAAAGATGGCCGGAGTAATCAGGCTTACTTACTATTAA
- the sucC gene encoding ADP-forming succinate--CoA ligase subunit beta, with protein sequence MNIHEYQGKEILKSFGVAVQEGIVAETVEQAVEAAKKMKTDYNSDWVVIKAQIHAGGRGKGGGVKLAKNLDEVKERATAILGMQLVTPQTGPEGKKVHKVLVAQDVYYPGASETKEFYMSVLLDRAKGRNIIMYSTEGGMDIEEVAEHTPHLIFKEEIDPKVGLQGFQARKIAFNLGLSGAAFKEMVKFVSALYKAYDSTDSSMFEINPVLKTSDDKIIAVDAKVDLDENALFRHPDYAAMRDKLEEDPTDVEASESNLNYVKLDGNVGCMVNGAGLAMATMDIIKIAGGEPANFLDVGGTANAQTVKAGFNIILKDPNVKAILINIFGGIVRCDRVAQGVIDAYNEIGDVPVPIICRLQGTNAEEAKKLIDESGLKVYSAIALKEASDLVTKVLA encoded by the coding sequence ATGAATATCCACGAATATCAAGGTAAAGAAATTCTTAAAAGTTTTGGTGTAGCCGTACAAGAAGGCATTGTAGCCGAAACGGTTGAGCAGGCTGTTGAAGCTGCTAAAAAAATGAAAACCGACTACAATTCTGACTGGGTTGTAATTAAGGCTCAGATCCACGCTGGTGGACGCGGCAAAGGTGGTGGTGTAAAGCTGGCTAAAAACCTTGATGAGGTTAAGGAAAGAGCTACTGCCATTTTAGGTATGCAGCTGGTAACCCCTCAAACTGGTCCTGAAGGTAAGAAGGTACATAAGGTTCTGGTTGCCCAGGATGTTTATTACCCGGGTGCATCTGAAACCAAAGAGTTTTACATGAGTGTTTTACTGGATCGTGCAAAAGGAAGAAATATCATCATGTATTCTACTGAAGGTGGTATGGACATCGAAGAAGTTGCGGAACACACTCCTCATTTGATCTTCAAAGAAGAGATTGACCCTAAAGTTGGTCTGCAAGGATTTCAGGCACGTAAAATTGCTTTTAACTTAGGTTTAAGCGGTGCAGCTTTTAAAGAGATGGTGAAATTTGTTTCTGCCCTTTATAAAGCTTACGACAGCACAGATTCATCTATGTTTGAGATCAATCCTGTGTTAAAAACTTCTGATGATAAAATCATCGCTGTTGATGCTAAGGTTGATTTAGACGAAAACGCATTGTTCCGTCATCCTGACTATGCAGCCATGCGCGATAAACTGGAAGAAGATCCAACTGATGTAGAAGCAAGCGAATCAAACCTGAACTATGTTAAACTTGACGGTAACGTAGGTTGTATGGTTAACGGTGCCGGTTTAGCTATGGCTACTATGGACATCATTAAAATTGCCGGTGGTGAACCTGCAAACTTCCTTGACGTTGGTGGTACGGCAAATGCACAAACTGTAAAAGCTGGCTTTAATATCATCCTTAAAGATCCTAACGTAAAAGCAATCCTGATCAATATTTTTGGTGGTATTGTACGTTGTGACCGCGTTGCACAAGGTGTAATTGATGCTTACAATGAAATTGGTGATGTACCGGTTCCGATCATTTGCCGTTTACAAGGCACAAATGCCGAAGAAGCTAAAAAATTAATCGACGAATCAGGGTTAAAAGTTTATTCAGCGATTGCTTTGAAAGAAGCATCTGACCTTGTTACAAAGGTTCTGGCTTAA
- a CDS encoding ABC transporter ATP-binding protein, which translates to MLKATGIKKAYGNLPILKGVDFEVEKGEIVSIIGASGAGKSTLLHILGTLDKPDQGTVELKGTKVNGLTGELLSVFRNRNIGFVFQFHHLLPEFTALENICIPAFIAKTGKKQAEQRAMELLDLLGLKDRADHKPNQLSGGEQQRVAVARALINNPAIILADEPSGNLDSANANSLHEFFITLRDNFKQTFVIVTHNEGLAKISDRVVTMKDGLILY; encoded by the coding sequence ATGCTAAAAGCAACAGGTATAAAAAAAGCTTACGGAAATCTGCCCATATTAAAAGGTGTTGATTTTGAAGTTGAAAAGGGAGAAATTGTAAGTATTATTGGTGCCTCAGGAGCGGGGAAAAGCACCCTTTTGCACATCCTGGGTACATTGGATAAACCCGACCAGGGTACAGTAGAACTTAAAGGCACTAAGGTAAACGGACTTACAGGCGAACTGCTGAGTGTTTTCCGCAACCGAAATATCGGTTTCGTTTTTCAGTTTCATCATCTGCTGCCCGAGTTTACGGCATTGGAAAATATCTGTATTCCTGCTTTCATAGCTAAAACAGGGAAAAAGCAAGCAGAGCAACGTGCAATGGAACTGCTTGATTTGCTGGGCCTGAAAGACAGGGCAGATCATAAACCCAATCAGCTCTCTGGTGGAGAGCAGCAGCGTGTTGCCGTAGCAAGGGCGCTCATCAATAACCCGGCAATTATCTTGGCCGATGAACCTTCAGGTAACCTCGACTCTGCCAATGCCAATTCCCTGCACGAATTTTTTATTACCCTTCGCGATAACTTTAAGCAAACCTTTGTCATTGTTACCCATAATGAAGGCCTGGCCAAGATCAGCGATAGGGTGGTAACCATGAAAGATGGTCTAATTTTATATTAA
- a CDS encoding M28 family peptidase produces the protein MLKSMTMNTCLTISMGLLLCCSSVKNTGGTAADQQLLKDVEILSSDAYEGRKTDTKGAEMARAYLIKRFEAAGLKTFSQLQGYEQPFSFKMSNDKQVNGKNLIGYIQGKSDKVIVISAHYDHIGVIKGQVYNGADDNASGVAALLKFATYFARNKPDHTLVFAAFDAEEMGLQGAKAFVANPPVGLDKFKLNINMDMISHNDKGELYVCGTSKYPGLKDYFYTSKPTPKLLFGHDDPASGKDDWTNQSDQGAFNAKNIPFLYFGVEDHKDYHKATDEYQNINKTFFIDASNAILEVIINIDKERDAQKLFHEKVRMKKQ, from the coding sequence ATGTTGAAATCTATGACCATGAATACCTGCCTGACGATATCGATGGGATTATTGCTTTGCTGCAGCTCCGTTAAAAATACCGGCGGCACGGCCGCAGATCAGCAATTGTTAAAGGATGTGGAAATCTTGTCCTCAGATGCTTACGAGGGAAGAAAAACGGATACCAAGGGTGCGGAAATGGCCCGAGCCTATCTCATTAAACGCTTTGAGGCAGCAGGACTGAAAACTTTCTCGCAATTGCAGGGTTATGAGCAGCCTTTCTCCTTTAAAATGAGTAACGATAAACAGGTTAATGGCAAAAACTTAATCGGCTATATTCAGGGAAAAAGTGATAAGGTAATTGTAATTTCTGCGCATTACGATCATATTGGTGTGATAAAAGGACAGGTATACAATGGTGCAGATGATAATGCTTCTGGTGTTGCGGCCCTACTTAAATTTGCGACTTATTTTGCACGCAACAAGCCCGACCATACGCTGGTCTTTGCTGCCTTTGATGCTGAAGAAATGGGCTTACAAGGGGCAAAGGCTTTTGTAGCCAATCCGCCCGTTGGCCTGGATAAGTTCAAACTGAATATCAATATGGACATGATCAGCCATAACGACAAGGGAGAACTGTATGTGTGTGGCACATCCAAATACCCTGGTTTAAAAGATTATTTCTACACGAGCAAACCTACACCTAAGCTGTTGTTTGGGCATGATGATCCTGCATCGGGCAAAGACGACTGGACCAACCAAAGTGATCAGGGCGCATTTAATGCCAAAAACATTCCTTTCCTTTACTTTGGCGTAGAAGATCATAAGGACTACCACAAGGCTACTGATGAATATCAGAACATCAACAAAACTTTCTTTATCGATGCCAGCAATGCCATTTTAGAGGTCATCATTAACATTGATAAAGAACGTGATGCACAAAAGCTTTTCCACGAAAAGGTACGCATGAAAAAGCAGTAA
- a CDS encoding HAD family hydrolase: MIPEHYLKEKQAFIFELDNVIYPEKDYLLQVYYLFSQFMEYGEQLNAADVLHYMQQVFTAEGAEAVFDKTAAKFNIDEKYRVNFEMLLHSVRLPLKLLMFNEVLNSLQSIVLERKQLFLLVSGNPAMQLNKIKQTDWNGLEKYLTVYFTEELDPALNALEFIADKHALKKEDMLMVGKTDFAKEAASNVKVSYLQVDDLFVN, from the coding sequence ATGATTCCGGAGCACTACCTTAAAGAAAAACAAGCCTTTATTTTTGAACTCGACAATGTAATTTATCCCGAAAAGGATTATCTGCTGCAAGTCTATTATCTGTTCTCGCAATTTATGGAATATGGCGAGCAGTTAAATGCTGCTGACGTACTTCATTATATGCAGCAGGTCTTTACTGCGGAAGGTGCGGAGGCTGTTTTCGATAAAACTGCGGCAAAGTTCAATATAGATGAAAAGTATCGCGTAAATTTTGAAATGCTGCTGCATAGTGTGCGTTTGCCGCTTAAACTATTGATGTTTAACGAAGTTTTAAATTCTTTACAAAGCATTGTACTGGAACGCAAACAGCTGTTCCTGCTGGTTAGCGGAAATCCTGCAATGCAGCTCAATAAGATCAAACAAACAGACTGGAACGGATTGGAAAAATACCTGACCGTTTATTTTACTGAAGAACTGGACCCGGCATTAAATGCCCTGGAATTTATAGCAGATAAACATGCGCTTAAAAAAGAAGATATGCTGATGGTGGGTAAAACCGATTTTGCAAAGGAGGCCGCTTCAAATGTTAAAGTCTCTTATTTACAGGTTGATGATCTGTTTGTTAACTAA
- a CDS encoding ferritin-like domain-containing protein, which yields MHNSLYWINYFNNNLKNQRIDWSIQPVLSVSEKQNILKSLQAWQLGETSEGTSLVKAATKHAKQLNDPNYTNAIKLFIKEEQKHGNNLGRYIDLIGEQRIKKDWGDSLFRKIRGLNTNMEFWTIAVITVESAAQLFYQCLKDATSCRLLKQICTDILIDEAAHITFQIERLSLIYQHRNPLWRTATYYFYTVFYFSTAFTVWIAHKRLFKAGRLDFKLYWKKMKLKFKKTIKKLKPDQENIKVENTCGHLL from the coding sequence ATGCACAATTCATTGTATTGGATAAATTATTTCAACAATAACCTTAAAAACCAAAGGATCGACTGGAGTATTCAACCTGTTTTGTCTGTCTCAGAAAAACAAAACATCCTAAAATCTTTACAGGCCTGGCAACTGGGCGAAACATCGGAAGGTACCAGCCTTGTAAAAGCTGCCACCAAACATGCAAAACAACTTAACGACCCCAATTATACCAATGCCATTAAACTCTTTATTAAAGAAGAGCAAAAACATGGAAACAACCTGGGGCGTTACATCGACCTTATTGGAGAGCAGAGAATTAAAAAAGACTGGGGTGACAGTCTGTTCAGAAAAATAAGGGGTTTAAATACCAATATGGAATTCTGGACCATAGCTGTTATTACCGTTGAAAGCGCTGCACAGCTATTCTACCAATGTTTAAAAGATGCAACCAGTTGTCGTTTGTTAAAACAAATCTGTACAGACATACTGATTGATGAGGCAGCACACATTACTTTTCAGATTGAACGGCTAAGCCTGATCTATCAACATAGAAATCCGCTATGGAGAACTGCAACTTATTACTTTTACACCGTTTTCTATTTTTCAACAGCGTTTACGGTTTGGATAGCACATAAACGGTTGTTTAAAGCCGGCCGGCTTGATTTTAAGCTTTACTGGAAGAAGATGAAATTAAAATTCAAAAAGACCATAAAAAAGCTAAAACCCGATCAGGAAAATATAAAGGTCGAAAATACCTGCGGTCATTTGCTATAA
- a CDS encoding DUF4153 domain-containing protein, with protein MKPKINLQLTATLAGGLLFNYLFWMEKQAINLLIYAIFILIILLLDKEKGKNTKSYLAGAGLLLASLLVVFNKSALSVITWYISLAIMIGITHFQLLRSIFTILLAAALQFVTAPVNLARKILGARFSGIFFKPVLRSFKYVIIPLIAITFFMILYSAANNIFAGYVEHFFSGISTFINNILNFLFADLSLPRFLHIILGIVLAAAIFISLKDLELEKAEAGCHEQLVRERRNKKNSSVLYELFAVFAGSLLKRNTALKTENIIGIISFSALNLLILALNIIDLSTLWFGGTAGTNYSEALHDGAEALIFSIIMAMLVIVYFFSGNLNFYPKNKALRLLAYVWIFQNAFLVASVLLRDLHYIHALGLTYKRIGVMVFLLLCIIGLITVYIKVSRQKSFFYLCKINGFAWYVLLLVFSFVNWDVFIVSYNINHKESIRPDFDHLTGFSDKTLPLLYENRALLSKYLDKSVYATRLEYDRQTQRNQYVKISDEEQRLAFENGLKQRINRFKEEYNRTSWLSWNYRDWQTQQYLFKKQL; from the coding sequence ATGAAACCAAAAATAAATTTACAGCTAACGGCAACCCTGGCGGGTGGCTTGCTGTTCAACTATCTCTTCTGGATGGAAAAACAGGCCATCAATCTCCTGATCTATGCCATCTTTATACTGATCATCCTCTTACTGGACAAAGAAAAGGGCAAGAACACAAAAAGCTACTTAGCAGGTGCCGGTTTACTGCTGGCCTCCCTGTTGGTCGTTTTCAATAAATCAGCCCTTAGTGTGATTACCTGGTACATCAGCCTGGCAATTATGATTGGTATTACGCATTTCCAATTGCTCAGAAGCATTTTTACAATTCTCCTGGCGGCAGCTTTACAATTTGTAACAGCTCCAGTAAATCTGGCCAGAAAAATACTGGGTGCACGCTTTAGCGGGATATTTTTTAAACCTGTACTTAGATCTTTTAAATACGTTATCATCCCCCTGATTGCCATTACTTTTTTCATGATCCTTTACAGCGCCGCCAATAATATATTTGCCGGCTACGTTGAGCACTTTTTTTCGGGCATAAGCACCTTTATTAATAACATACTCAACTTTCTATTTGCCGATTTAAGCTTACCACGCTTTCTGCACATTATTTTAGGAATTGTGCTTGCTGCTGCAATTTTTATCAGTTTAAAAGACCTTGAACTGGAAAAAGCAGAAGCCGGCTGCCACGAACAACTTGTACGCGAACGAAGGAATAAGAAAAACAGCTCTGTGCTATATGAACTCTTTGCCGTTTTTGCTGGCAGTTTGCTGAAACGTAACACCGCGCTGAAAACCGAGAACATCATTGGTATCATCTCTTTTTCGGCCTTAAACCTTTTGATACTTGCATTAAACATAATTGACCTTAGCACGTTATGGTTTGGAGGCACAGCGGGTACAAACTATAGTGAGGCATTGCATGATGGGGCTGAAGCATTGATCTTTAGCATCATCATGGCCATGTTGGTTATTGTTTATTTTTTTAGCGGGAACCTGAATTTCTACCCCAAAAACAAGGCACTTCGTTTACTGGCGTATGTATGGATTTTTCAGAACGCCTTCCTGGTTGCTTCTGTACTGCTCAGGGACCTGCATTACATCCATGCGCTGGGTTTAACCTATAAACGCATTGGCGTAATGGTTTTCCTGTTGCTTTGTATCATTGGCCTGATTACGGTATACATTAAGGTATCCAGGCAAAAATCCTTTTTTTATCTCTGCAAAATAAACGGCTTTGCCTGGTACGTCCTGCTGCTGGTTTTTAGTTTTGTGAACTGGGACGTATTTATTGTGTCTTACAATATCAACCATAAGGAATCGATCCGGCCCGATTTTGATCACTTAACCGGTTTTTCAGATAAAACCCTGCCCTTATTGTACGAGAATAGAGCATTGCTTAGCAAATACCTGGACAAATCGGTCTATGCTACCCGGCTGGAATACGATCGGCAAACACAACGCAATCAATATGTAAAAATAAGTGATGAAGAACAACGGCTGGCTTTTGAAAACGGTTTAAAACAAAGGATCAACAGGTTCAAAGAAGAATACAACCGCACGAGTTGGCTTTCCTGGAATTACCGAGATTGGCAAACTCAACAATACCTTTTTAAAAAGCAGTTATAA
- a CDS encoding S41 family peptidase encodes MKTNMWQRKSAFLFAMLVIAAFAACKKSKVKPDPAPEPPSQGSNVKQTPTTDRTQLTSDSLFLYAKEVYYWNDALPSYDDFEPRKYGSNLNGELFAITRYKIDPTTSKPYEFRTSNPNASKYSYIEDITTRNPVAALPNEQSDVDLEGNGNDIGIFSVSAVAVSTTAYKLFILAVDKGSPADEFGLTRGAYITKINSTSIGNRASFETVERGVINATIYGDPASISIEGVKTNGQTFATTLTKKTYKSSPVLKTNVITVGAKKIGYLAYARFSNEDNSFAALDAVFTDFSSKGVTDLVVDLRYNGGGYVNTAERLVNLIAPATATGVMYKEYYNSMMQNNKATILKNQPYLDANDKVQYKNGRMMNYYEDIDYSVARNTRSFSKRGNLTGVTNIVFIVSGNTASASELVINSLKPKMNVKLVGLQTYGKPIGFFPVRIQNKYDVFLSMFETKNSQDAGGYYTGMAPDVSLDRDFGDYDFGDPSEQLLAAAINQLTQQGAAVSAVSRNKVLNVSPGSEGVFSLGKFDQNKEFVGMIENRPAARP; translated from the coding sequence ATGAAGACCAATATGTGGCAGAGGAAGTCTGCATTCCTTTTTGCAATGCTTGTTATCGCGGCCTTCGCTGCCTGCAAAAAGTCCAAAGTTAAGCCAGATCCTGCGCCTGAGCCGCCTTCACAGGGCTCAAACGTTAAGCAGACACCTACCACCGACAGAACACAGCTAACCAGTGATTCGCTCTTCCTTTACGCAAAAGAAGTGTATTACTGGAACGATGCGCTGCCATCTTATGACGATTTTGAACCCAGAAAATATGGCAGCAACCTTAATGGCGAATTATTTGCCATCACCAGGTATAAAATAGACCCTACAACCAGCAAGCCCTATGAATTCAGGACTTCCAACCCTAATGCCTCAAAATACTCCTATATAGAGGACATTACCACACGAAACCCTGTTGCTGCATTACCAAATGAGCAATCGGACGTTGACCTGGAAGGAAATGGAAATGATATAGGTATATTTTCTGTGAGTGCTGTTGCGGTAAGTACTACAGCCTATAAGTTATTTATCCTCGCGGTCGACAAAGGTTCGCCTGCTGATGAATTCGGACTGACCAGAGGGGCATACATCACCAAAATAAACAGCACATCAATTGGCAATAGGGCCAGTTTTGAAACCGTAGAGCGGGGAGTGATCAATGCTACCATCTATGGTGATCCGGCCAGTATCTCTATTGAAGGTGTAAAAACAAACGGACAAACATTTGCAACAACCTTAACAAAGAAAACCTATAAAAGCAGCCCGGTCCTTAAGACCAACGTAATTACGGTAGGTGCAAAAAAAATAGGCTACCTGGCCTATGCACGGTTTTCTAACGAGGACAATTCATTTGCAGCACTGGATGCTGTTTTTACCGATTTTTCAAGTAAAGGGGTTACAGATCTGGTAGTTGATTTAAGGTATAATGGAGGAGGCTATGTAAATACTGCTGAGCGCCTGGTAAACCTGATTGCACCTGCCACGGCCACAGGGGTAATGTATAAAGAGTATTACAACTCCATGATGCAGAACAATAAAGCCACCATTCTTAAAAATCAACCTTATTTAGATGCCAACGACAAAGTGCAGTATAAAAACGGGCGGATGATGAATTATTATGAAGATATCGACTACTCTGTTGCACGCAATACCCGCTCGTTCAGTAAACGCGGAAATTTAACCGGGGTAACCAATATTGTATTTATTGTTTCTGGCAATACAGCTTCAGCGAGTGAGCTCGTGATCAATAGTTTAAAACCAAAAATGAATGTGAAACTGGTAGGTTTGCAAACCTACGGCAAACCTATAGGCTTTTTTCCTGTACGTATTCAGAACAAGTATGATGTTTTTCTTTCCATGTTTGAAACCAAAAATTCACAGGACGCTGGAGGCTATTATACAGGTATGGCACCTGATGTAAGCCTGGATAGGGATTTTGGTGATTATGACTTTGGTGATCCATCAGAACAATTACTAGCTGCAGCAATAAACCAGCTGACACAGCAGGGAGCTGCAGTTTCAGCCGTTTCCAGAAATAAGGTGCTCAATGTCTCTCCGGGTAGTGAAGGGGTATTCAGCTTAGGAAAATTTGATCAGAATAAAGAGTTTGTAGGGATGATCGAAAACCGTCCTGCTGCCAGACCATAA
- a CDS encoding winged helix-turn-helix domain-containing protein produces the protein MKNPIEALNKIFDSRIRLGVMSVLIVNDSISFNELKQLLELTDGNLASHLNTLEQAQYLKVYKAFIGKKTNTTYSITELGRHAFKAHLDALEKMIKGV, from the coding sequence ATGAAAAATCCTATAGAGGCACTAAACAAGATATTCGACAGCAGGATCAGGCTGGGTGTAATGTCTGTATTGATTGTTAACGACAGCATCAGCTTTAATGAGCTGAAACAATTGCTGGAACTTACTGATGGCAACCTGGCCTCTCATTTAAATACTTTAGAGCAGGCGCAGTACCTGAAAGTATATAAGGCCTTTATCGGTAAAAAAACAAATACAACATATAGCATTACAGAACTAGGCAGACATGCCTTTAAAGCGCACCTGGATGCTTTAGAAAAGATGATTAAAGGCGTCTAA